The nucleotide sequence ACAACACCAGCAGCAGAGAAACAGCAAGAGTTTTCATGCTGTCCACATACATGTGACTAAGACATCCACCGGGAGAAGGCTGCACGGCACTGCAGGTAAGTGCTGGTAACAACTCCTAACGTCGCTGCCCATCAACGTGTGACCCTCAGGCAAAGCTACTTCATCTCCTTGAGCCTGAACTGCCTGAGAAGTGGAGCTAATGTCTGTCTACACCGTGGGGTACCCCAGAGGATCCACTGAAAGGGCCTGGAACCTGTCAGGACAGCAGCTGGGAACACAGGAAATAATCCAGAGGGGTAGTTGTCATTATCAGAAACATCCATGACCCAGTTCCTCACTGTTGACCAAAACACTTTAATTTTACAACTTTCATGTACAATATGAAGTCCGTAATTGCTTGAAATTCTCACCTGGCTCCTGCagggaaacaaaagtagaaagctttaagtacttttattttcaataattcaaATTCATAATTTTGACTCATTCAATTATTCAAGCATTCACTGAACATCAATTACGTGAGTAGTTAGTCTTATAGAGAAGCAAAGTCACCTTGCTTTCTCAGAGGTTTACagtctcatctttaaaatgttgggacatgggatccctgggtggctcagcagtttagcgcctgcctttggcccagggcgtgatcctggagtcccaggatcgagtcccacatccggttccctgcatggagcctgcttctctctctgcctgtgtctctgcctctctctctctctgtgtctctcatgaataaataaataaaatattaaaaaataaaataaaatgttaggacgcctgggtggttcagcagttgagcatctgccttcggcccagggcatgatcctggggtcctgggatcgagtcccacatcgggctccgcgcagggagcccacttctccctctgcctgagtctctgcctctgtctctctctgtgtctcatgaataaataaaatcttaataaatccacagaaaagaagaggaggtTAGTGCTGGCAGGCACATTACCACAGGGAAGCAGGATGCTGGTAAGGACTAGGACCTCTGACTTACCCAGAGTAAATCCAGACACAGGACACGGCTGTGAGACAGCTGACCTGCCTGCCCTTTGGTGACAGGTTTTCCTATTCCCTTTCTCCCTTACATACCCCAAAACTGTAATTTTCATGTTAataagctacttttttttttaagattttatttattcatgagacagagagagagaggcagagacacaggcagaggaagaagcaggctccatgcagggagcccgatgcgagactgaatcccgggtctccaggatcacaccctgcgctgcaggcggcactaaaccactgcaccacccagggattccccatttttttcattttaatgcttCCTAGCCTTTCAaacaattcacaaaaataaataattttcaaggcATTTTGAGTGATGGCAATTATTTATGTGCAAGGactaatttaaaaacacattacatgagattttttttttttttttttttgagaatgtctTAACTCCTAATGGGTCTGTGGGAGAAAAGACTCCTCTTCCTAGTACCTACTCCCAGTGTACCTTtccttttgaaagaagaaaaactctgattcataatttggaaaaatgaaagggCCATTACCTTTTACTTTTTAGGGTTAATTTCCACATAAGTCCATATCATAACATTCCCATATGCTGGTACTTTCCATTCAATCACTCAGGGTGGAACACAGTATTCCTACAACCTAACTGTAAGCTCCGTACCTATCTTATCTAGCACTGCAATCTCTGTGCACAgttggtactttaaaaaaaaaagtctcagggggattcctggtggctcagccatttagaggctgcttggcccagggcgtggtcctggagtcccgggatcgagtcccccatcaggcttcctgcatggagcctgcttctctgtctgcctgtgtctccgcctctctctctccctgtgtgtatctcatgaatttatttatttatttttaaagattttatttatttattcatgagagagagagagagagaggcaaagacacaggcagagggagaagcaggctccatgcagggagcctgacgtgggactcaatctggggactccaggaccatgccccaggctgaaggcagggctaaactgctaagccaccggggctgccctataaacaactttaaaaaggaaCCAGGGGCATACCTGCTTGCAAAGAgttcaatcttttattttcagtcttcatCATCAGGAAGGATACCTAGTTCCTCATCTGTCCACTGGGAAGGATCCGGATATGGAAAGTGACCCTGGTgacaaccattaaaaaaaaaaaaaaagtaaagactcTATATTCCATATGATGAattaaattcaaaagataaacaaatatggTAAGGCTGTCATATGCACAGCCCTTGAAAAGCCACATGAACAAATTACTACTTTAACTATCTGATGATCCAACTGTTCTTCAATCTGTTCAAGATGGGCTATGGCCCGAACTGTAAAAGCCGACCCATTCTGGAGCCACAGTCTGAGCCAGCATTTCAGTGTGTCTGTGATGGACGGTAGGCAGAAGGGAGACAACAGATTGCAAAGATATCCTGCATCTTGACAATGTGTTGAAGCTGCGGTGAAACGTAACATCTCAAAGTGTCCTGTCATTACTGCCGACCTGGGAGAAACCTGGGAGCCTCATGCGTCTTCAGTCCTAGTCTGTGGTGGCATCGTTGGATCAGGCCAAGCAGCCACACAGACTCCTGACAGCTGACCTACAGTGAGTTAGGGGTGACTCTGTGCTGCCAACTCAGACACTAAGCAGCTCCCTCCTGGGTGACACGGGCACAGATAAACTCAAAGAGAATAGGACATGAATCAATCTGAAGCGCCTGAGACTTTGtacactgaagatttttttcccatcctGTTTGGATCACCGAGCGCAGATTTCAATGGCTTCAAGGTATAATTTCCCAGGGAACAGGGTCTGTGTAAAAGTGATAAAAGCTTAGCCAAGGCTAATGGCATGTCAGAAAGTTACCATGATCTAACTTCTTCCCTTAAGACAAATTAGCCCACATCTCTCCCACCCCGATCTGGCTGCCCGGGGCCTCTAGACAGACGAGATGAGTCAGCATTTAAAGACATTTGGTGTGAAACTTAACCCCACTTAGGAACCCTGGTTCAGAATTAGTTTCAAGTCTTCCTTCCAAATATGACAACCTAACAGAAACCGTAAGAGATGGACTACCCACATGTACACCTGTGAGGAGGAAAGGTCAGAGAGAATGTATTTCTGTAAATAACAGGATTCCTGCATACACAAAGACAACATGGTAAAGGGATATAACCAGGTAGGAAAACGGTCTACatacaggaaggagggaggaaaaaaaaaaaagcagagctattaatatattagtaataataatctaattaaattataatattctattaatatattaGAATTATTCTCCTGCACTTACCAGCACAGCATCTGAATCATGCCAAAAACGCCAGAGAATCCAGAACCACATAGTGCCACTGAAGAACTCGGCCTGGATCACCTGGGACCTGGTCAGCTGGGGAAACTGTCTATACCGGGGCTCAATATGCACATCGCCACCAGCACTACAGGACGAAACAAAATGTCATGCAACTTGGTACCCCTTCAAAGCATGAAGTCATCTAAAACTTTGAGTTACATCTAGAAACAAAATCTAACAGTTCTCATCTCCTCCATGAAATACAGGTTGACAGAGCTCCATAATGCCTCAAAACTCATTTTTCATAAGCTTGCTTTTAAACTTGTTTGGCAACAAAAACTGGCCTGCACTGATGAAAGACTGTTTCCCTTTACTGATTATACAGGGATTTTACAGCAGAAATAGGAACGTGTTAATAACAGGGTGCTGGCCCCAAAGTTTTAGTCAAGAAATGTGAACCTACAGTAGTAGGTCACTTAGCTTATCCGAAAAAACACATCAGCAAAGTAATCTTGTTCTGTTTAGCCATCTATTTCCAAGGCAAATTATGCCTTCTGCTCTATTACAGTCTTTGCTAATAAAGAACACTATATGGGAAAAAGGActcagcaaatctttttttttatttttttatttttatttttatttttttttcagttatctctacacccaatgtggggctcaaactcatgaccctgagatcaagagtcacatgctctatggactgagccagccatgcacaTCAGCAAATCCTTTTTAATAAGCTaatagttctgaaaaaaaaaaaaaaaaaaaaaaaagctaatagtTCTGAACAAAGCAAAGAGCCTCAAACAGTAAGTATGAACaacttttgggattttttttttttcatttagattctGTTGACAAATTGTGGGACACAATCCATAAGGTCTGCAGGCATTTTGTTCACTtagattataattattattggTTGAATCTAactttgtttgtttaaagatttatttatttattcatgagagacacagagaagcagagacatagacagggggagaagcaggctccctggggggaccccaatgtgggactcaatccccagtccctagaccccgggatcatgccctgagccaaaggcagacaactcaaccgctgagccacccagggatccctgaatctaactcaaataataaaatttgtactTCATGATGTTACTGTCAAGTTCCATTTAGCAGCTATACATATTCTACTATACAAAAATGGGATATAGAATTTAAAGAgaatttctatataaaatgtattcacaAATTTCATTTCAGGTAAGAACCAGCTTGGAAAACAACAtgctcaggcagcccgggtggctcagcagtttagcactgtcttcgtccaggggcgtgatcctggggacctgggatcgagtcccgcgtcgggctccctgtgtggagcctgcttctccctctgcctgtgtctctgcctccctctctctgtctctctcacaaataaataaataaaatctttaaaaaaaaaaaaaaaaagaaagaaaacaacatgcTCTTCAATCCagcaaaaactaccaaaactgcacTTTCTTCAAAATGCGCTGTAGATTTGTGAACATTAAAAAATCTATGGGTCCCTAATACGTATTACCTACTCCCCTTTGTAGTATCCTGTCCCGTTCTTAAAGGTTATTAACAGGCAGCCCTggtagttcagcggtttagcgccgccttcagcccagggcctgatcctggagacccgggatcgagtcccgcatcgggctccctgcatggagcctgtttctctgcctctctctctctgtctctcaggaataaataaataaaatctttaaaaaaaaaaaaaaaggttattaacAGTTATCATTTACTGTCTTCCATGTGCCAGACACCGCCTGAACCATTTTAAAtgcaatcatttattttcataaccCTATGAGATAGATTGTATGGTTATTAATGTTTGCAAATGAAAACACTGGGGTATTTGAAGGCAAAGCCTAAGTTCTTATATGCTGCCTATAAACaaacaatattaataattttctcattttatgaacTGAAGACACAGTTAACTAGAATTCCCATCAGCATGATACCATATTGAAGTgatagtttcatttttatgtaagtaTTTATCCAATATATTAACACTTTTATCTGGAAAACTCTACATGAAATATTGATAATTAGCTATGAGTGGTATgagatggtttttatttttccataggtATGAACGTGGGgttttctctatgtatttttttaagtttttatataaattccagttagttacaatacagtgtaatattagttccagtagtagaatttagtgattcatcacttacatacacacccagtgctcatcacagcaaatgccctccttaatgccaatCATCTATTTCCTCCAttcccccacacctcccctctggtgaccatcagtttgttctttgtagctagaagtctgtttcttcatttgccttttttccccctttattcgtttgttttcttaaattccacatataagtgaaatcatgtttTCCTCTGGCTTactttgtttagcataatactgtctagctccatccatgtggttgcaagatttgattctttctttctttctttctttctttctttctttctttctttctttcttcattcattcattcattcattcattcattcatgatagaccgagagagagagaggcagagacacaggaggagggaaaagcagacttcatgctgggagcctgacacgggactcgatcccgggactccaggatcgcgccctgggccaaaggcaggtgccaaaccgctgagccacccagggatcccctgattcttttttatagctgagtattATGTATCTTTCTTTAAGCATGgtgaaggggagggcagagggacaagcagactccccgctgagtggagagcccaatgtggggctcaatcccaggaccttgaggtcatgacctgagccaaagtcagatgcttaaccaagtgaaccacccaggtgtccctggccatGTATTACTTTAAAAGGCTCCCTCAAGAATTATTGCTTTACAACCTGAAGAATATATCACACTGTTTCTGTAATGCCATCATATGCCAATTttatttaacagtatttattcagGATCTATCTGTGCATATAGATATTGCATTATACAAACAAACCATGGGGATGGTAATTCAATACACTGTAACAAGAGGCTTCCTCCTCTTTAGTAGGTTTTAGTATAATCTAATTATAAGGGCCTATcagttaaattcattaaaataatatttgagaattCTAGTTCAAACCCACTACCAGGAACTCTACACATCTCATTATTGTTAGAGTGACATGTTGTATTAACTATTCCTTGAAACAAATGGGTCAttggacacctggctggctcagttggtagagcatgcaactcttggtctccaggttttgagttccagccccatgttgggtagataaattactttaaaagggggggggggggaggcatccctgggtggctcagcagtttggtgcctgcctttggctcaaggtgtgatcctggagccccaggactgagtcccgcatcaggctccctgcatggagccggcttctccctctgcctgtgtctctgcctctctctcgctctgtgtgtctctcatgaataaataaataaaatctgggatccctgggtggcgca is from Canis lupus dingo isolate Sandy chromosome 16, ASM325472v2, whole genome shotgun sequence and encodes:
- the NDUFB2 gene encoding NADH dehydrogenase [ubiquinone] 1 beta subcomplex subunit 2, mitochondrial isoform X2, whose product is MSALTRLAPFVRVGGQLFRGPGPRAAGGGGVRHAGGDVHIEPRYRQFPQLTRSQVIQAEFFSGTMWFWILWRFWHDSDAGHFPYPDPSQWTDEELGILPDDED
- the NDUFB2 gene encoding NADH dehydrogenase [ubiquinone] 1 beta subcomplex subunit 2, mitochondrial isoform X1, which gives rise to MSALTRLAPFVRVGGQLFRGPGPRAAGGGGVRHAGGDVHIEPRYRQFPQLTRSQVIQAEFFSGTMWFWILWRFWHDSDAVLGHFPYPDPSQWTDEELGILPDDED